From Erigeron canadensis isolate Cc75 chromosome 8, C_canadensis_v1, whole genome shotgun sequence, one genomic window encodes:
- the LOC122579807 gene encoding general transcription and DNA repair factor IIH subunit TFB1-1, translated as MTDDDRMMTTQMLVKRAKFKSSVKDPGVPGILTLTRERLVFTPNDPSLNLPVDVPFKLIKGHKSSKEAPNRPALLNLTSQHQASYFFEFNTYPDRELCRDFVAKAITFSAETGAPPENVVNEQLSSAEMERRIKLLQDDTELQKLHKQFVIGGVLSETEFWATRKKLLDVNPGRKAKQRLGLKSDMTFNTKPSSDGQSNRVTFSLTPEMIHQIFAEKPAVRQAYLNFVPHKLNEKEFWTKYWKAQYIHSTKNIVAAAAEAAEDEYLAVFLKQDAILASESRQKIRKVDPTLDMEADEGDDYTHIPGHGLASESSKDELEAQYEPYKRSFLQDINRHAAVVLEGRTVDVGTVDTRSVAEALASLKHVELAKEASDGSVHQDRLDRITRMTEIEDLQAPHDPPVAPLCIKDPRDYFDSQQVNSLNQFAGTRQLKSRLSTSEAYCSLRNFISDTREVGLSDPIVRPEVAVKVFKILTDDISRSKYQLGKTSHDSILDTFPSVTKEELLLHWTSIQELLKHFWSSYPITTSYLYTKVSRLKDAMAQIYTKLQEIKESVQSDSRHQVSLLVQPMLQALDAAFAHYELDQQKRSSKSGDKPNGYV; from the exons ATGACGGATGATGATCGGATGATGACGACGCAGATGTTAGTGAAACGGGCCAAGTTTAAATCTTCTGTCAAAGACCCCGGCGTTCCTGGCATTCTCACATTg ACGAGGGAGAGGCTTGTTTTTACGCCTAATGATCCATCATTAAATCTTCCTGTTGATGTTCCTTTTAAGCTTATTAAAG gACACAAATCTAGCAAGGAGGCTCCCAATCGACCTGCTCTACTTAATCTTACGAGCCAACATCAGGCCAGTTACTTTTTCGAGTTCAACACTTACCCCGACAGGGAACTTTGCCGCGACTTTGTAG CCAAAGCTATCACATTCTCTGCCGAAACTGGAGCACCCCCTGAAAACGTTGTCAATGAACAACTTAGTTCAGCTGAAATGGAACGTCGAATTAAACTACTGCAAGACGACAC CGAGCTGCAGAAGCTTCATAAGCAGTTTGTCATCGGCGGTGTGTTGTCAGAGACTGAGTTTTGGGCGACTAGAAAG AAGTTGCTAGATGTGAATCCTGGCAGAAAAGCAAAGCAACGTTTGGGGTTGAAAAGTGATATGACTTTCAATACCAAACCCTCATCTGATGGTCAGTCGAACAGAGTTACATTTAGCTTAACGCCTGAAATGATACACCAG ATATTTGCTGAAAAACCAGCAGTACGGCAGGCATATCTAAACTTTGTGCCTCACAAG TTGAATGAGAAGGAATTTTGGACTAAATACTGGAAAGCACAATATATCCACAGTACCAAAAAtattgttgctgctgctgcagAGGCCGCTGAAGATGAGTATCTAGCAGTTTTTCTAAAGCAAGATGCCATTTTGGCTAGTGAAAGTCGCCAGAAG ATTAGGAAGGTAGATCCGACTTTGGACATGGAAGCCGACGAAGGGGATGATTATACTCATATTCCG GGTCATGGCCTAGCCAGCGAAAGTAGCAAGGATGAACTTGAAGCACAGTATGAGCCTTACAAAAGATCTTTCCTGCAAGATATTAATAGGCATGCTGCAGTTGTTCTTGAAGGAAGAACTGTAG ATGTCGGGACAGTTGATACAAGATCTGTTGCTGAAGCACTTGCTAGTTTAAAACATG TTGAGCTAGCTAAAGAAGCTTCAGATGGCAGTGTACATCAAGATCGGCTAGATAGAATAACTAGAATGACTGAGATTGAGGACTTACAGGCACCACATGACCCTCCAGTTGCACCACTTTGTATAAAG GATCCTCGGGATTACTTTGACTCTCAACAAGTTAATTCCCTAAATCAGTTTGCTGGAACAAGACAGCTGAAATCTAGGCTTAGCACCTCTGAAGCTTATTGTTCTCTAAGGAACTTTATCTCTGATACTAGAGAAGTAGGTTTGAGTGATCCCATAGTCAGGCCTGAAGTGGCTGTCAAG GTTTTCAAGATATTGACAGATGATATATCAAGATCCAAATATCAGCTTGGTAAAACCTCACATGATAGCATATTGGATACGTTTCCCAGTGTCACGAAGGAGGAGCTTTTGCTT CATTGGACGTCCATTCAGGAATTATTAAAGCATTTCTGGTCCTCGTATCCAATTACAACTTCATATCTTTATACGAAG GTGAGCCGGCTGAAGGATGCCATGGCACAAATCTACACGAAACTACAG
- the LOC122611109 gene encoding NDR1/HIN1-like protein 10, translating into MSPLHSPPAEPPSVYCTPSPQSRATTPSPPLAARMFMSRQKSIVKPKHDHYSFNITSSCTTSTPHIIFSPHDDHDKLAAAASTSSSNHHLVFLRRHRQTHPAVWFTAIICLIITVLIIFLVIAVLIVYAVVKPKIPVLDTSHATLNVVYFDSPGGHFNGDLTFVANISNPNKRLDIKYEHAVMELFFKDDLIASQSIRPFRQRPKEAGVVGIHFVSNMVSLPQNHAMELQRQVLSDKVFYRVRATFKVRVTLGGLHFTYWLHGDCDLQMSSPPSGSLVARTCMTKRR; encoded by the coding sequence ATGTCACCCCTCCATTCTCCACCGGCGGAACCTCCATCCGTGTATTGCACGCCTTCGCCGCAATCCAGAGCCACAACCCCGTCTCCTCCCCTTGCGGCTCGTATGTTCATGTCAAGGCAAAAATCAATCGTCAAACCCAAACATGATCACTACTCATTCAATATCACAAGTAGTTGTACTACTAGTACTCCACACATCATATTCTCGCCACACGATGATCATGATAAattagcagcagcagcaagTACTAGTAGTAGTAATCATCATCTAGTCTTTCTAAGAAGACACCGCCAAACACACCCCGCCGTTTGGTTTACCGCGATAATATGTCTAATCATCACCGTCCTTATAATCTTCCTCGTGATAGCCGTTTTGATCGTTTATGCGGTGGTGAAGCCAAAAATACCGGTTCTTGACACTAGCCATGCGACCCTAAACGTGGTATACTTTGACTCGCCCGGTGGTCATTTCAACGGGGATTTAACTTTTGTCGCAAATATCTCCAACCCCAACAAGAGACTCGATATAAAATACGAGCACGCGGTTATGGAGCTGTTCTTCAAAGACGACTTGATAGCGAGTCAATCCATCCGGCCTTTCAGGCAAAGGCCAAAGGAGGCGGGGGTGGTGGGGATTCATTTCGTATCGAACATGGTTTCGTTGCCGCAAAATCACGCAATGGAGCTTCAAAGGCAGGTTTTGAGCGATAAAGTGTTTTATAGGGTGAGAGCGACTTTTAAGGTGCGGGTAACTTTGGGTGGGCTTCATTTCACCTATTGGTTGCACGGAGACTGTGATCTGCAAATGAGCAGCCCGCCGTCGGGTTCCCTCGTGGCTCGAACCTGCATGACTAAGAGGAGGTGA
- the LOC122578928 gene encoding RNA-binding protein pno1-like: protein MQSNKGTVSMEVEEAGPSDEVKVVVKPNFKPLTAHEISDGQVQFRKVSVPKHRYTPLKKAWMDIYTPIYDQMKVDIRMNVKTRKVEMMTTRDTPDISHLQKCADFVHAFMLGFDVADAVALLRMDELYVDSFEIKDVKTLRGEHLSRAIGRLSGKGGKTRFAIENSTKTRIVIADTKIHILGSFANIKVARDSLCSLILGSPAGKVYSKLRAVTARLAERF, encoded by the coding sequence ATGCAATCCAATAAAGGAACCGTTTCTATGGAAGTTGAGGAGGCTGGTCCTAGTGATGAAGTCAAAGTTGTAGTCAAGCCGAACTTTAAGCCTTTGACTGCTCATGAGATATCTGATGGCCAGGTTCAGTTTCGTAAAGTCTCTGTTCCAAAACACAGGTATACCCCTCTCAAGAAAGCATGGATGGATATATACACTCCCATATATGATCAAATGAAGGTTGACATTCGCATGAATGTCAAGACCCGAAAAGTTGAGATGATGACCACACGGGACACTCCTGATATCAGTCATCTCCAAAAATGTGCTGATTTTGTCCATGCATTCATGCTTGGTTTTGATGTGGCGGATGCGGTTGCCTTGTTGCGGATGGATGAACTGTATGTTGACTCCTTTGAGATCAAGGATGTGAAGACCCTCAGAGGAGAGCATCTTTCGCGCGCCATTGGAAGGCTATCGGGGAAAGGAGGGAAAACCAGGTTTGCGATTGAGAATTCGACCAAGACCAGAATTGTTATTGCAGACACGAAGATTCACATATTGGGATCGTTTGCTAACATCAAGGTAGCGAGAGATTCGTTATGTAGTCTCATTTTGGGTTCCCCTGCTGGGAAGGTGTATTCAAAACTGAGAGCTGTAACTGCAAGACTAGCCGAGAGGTTTTGa
- the LOC122580209 gene encoding BTB/POZ domain-containing protein At1g55760-like has translation MNYHVETVSRLAQWRIIDHHLGSTCYRKSDPFQIGSWNWYLILEKNRNLVIKLLPEIPKLASPPVASFNIRLVSFLGGRNTLVHPEIRDKPLKSGEGFVWALEVPLQGRFIIDVEFLDLKITAPNGGESRSMIWSEGLTQDTNSTALFSLGRMLSESIHTDIIICASDGSVGAHRAVLAARSPVFRSMFSHDLKEKEMSAINISDMPIEACQAFLDYIYSNINHKDFLKHRINLLQAADKYDISDLKDACQESLLQDIDTKNVLERLQGAFLYRLPRLKVCCIQYLVKFGKIYDIRQEFDVFIQTADRELIGEVVNEILSHWKGF, from the exons ATGAATTACCACGTCGAAACTGTTTCCAGACTCGCTCAATGGCGTATTATTGATCATCATCTCGGCTCCACTTGTTACAGAAAATCCGACCCTTTTCAAATTGGAAGCTGGAACTG GTACTTAATCCTGGAAAAGAACCGAAACTTGGTTATTAAACTCTTGCCGGAAATACCCAAGTTAGCCTCTCCTCCGGTTGCTTCCTTCAACATTCGGCTAGTCTCATTCCTGGGCGGTCGCAACACTTTGGTTCATCCAG AAATCAGGGATAAGCCGCTCAAAAGTGGTGAGGGTTTTGTTTGGGCGCTTGAGGTTCCATTGCAGGGGAGATTTATCATCGACGTCGAGTTTCTTGATTTGAAGATTACAGCTCCAAAT GGTGGCGAGTCTCGTTCCATGATCTGGAGTGAAGGCCTGACACAGGACACCAATTCAACAGCACTCTTCTCTCTGGGTAGAATGCTATCAGAAAGTATCCACACAGATATTATCATATGTGCTTCAGATGGAAGCGTTGGGGCCCACCGAGCAGTTCTTGCAGCCCGTTCACCAGTCTTCCGGAGCATGTTCTCCCATGACCTCAAAGAGAAAGAAATGTCTGCCATAAACATCTCAGACATGCCCATTGAAGCATGTCAAGCTTTTCTCGACTACATATACTCTAACATAAACCATAAAGATTTTCTCAAGCACAGAATTAATCTTCTCCAAGCTGCTGACAAGTATGACATTTCAGATCTTAAAGATGCTTGCCAAGAAAGTTTATTACAAGACATTGACACGAAGAATGTGTTGGAGAGGCTGCAAGGTGCTTTTTTGTATAGATTGCCAAGGTTGAAGGTCTGTTGCATTCAGTATCTTGTGAAGTTTGGTAAGATTTATGACATTAGACAAGAATTCGATGTATTTATACAAACTGCTGATAGGGAATTGATAGGCGAAGTCGTCAATGAGATTCTTTCTCATTGGAAAGGTTTCTGA